A stretch of the Spirochaetaceae bacterium genome encodes the following:
- a CDS encoding tetratricopeptide repeat protein codes for MRKITLPALLILLLYACATEPRTLNDISSDLPVERYFRLAQEAADRGRFNLAILYYQKIYELFPTDVRRITAAEYGEALIHFRLGRFDEAEALFRAIIARFNNPVFGPRFGPNDRWILVLSQARLADIEARR; via the coding sequence ATGCGAAAAATTACTTTGCCTGCGTTATTAATATTATTGCTGTACGCCTGCGCCACCGAGCCGCGTACTTTAAACGACATATCCTCTGACTTACCGGTAGAAAGGTATTTTAGATTGGCCCAAGAGGCCGCCGATAGAGGCCGCTTTAACTTGGCCATTTTGTACTACCAAAAAATTTATGAACTTTTTCCTACCGATGTCAGGCGCATTACCGCCGCCGAATACGGTGAGGCTCTTATCCATTTTAGGCTTGGCCGCTTTGATGAAGCCGAAGCTTTATTTAGGGCCATTATCGCCCGTTTTAATAACCCGGTTTTTGGGCCGCGTTTTGGCCCCAACGATAGATGGATTTTAGTGCTCTCCCAAGCCCGGCTGGCCGATATTGAAGCCCGCCGCTAA